The region TTCCTTTCTCGCTGTTCCATTTGCCAAAACTAGAGGTTCTAGACTTGAGTTCCAATGACTTCACTGGCTCAATCCCACAAAGTATCAATCTTCCCTCGATCATTTTCCTTGACATTTCCTCAAATTTTCTAAATGGCTCGCTTCCTACCCATATCTGCCAAAACTCTTCTGGAATCCAGGCTCTTGTTTTGGCAGTCAACTACTTCTCTGGTATTCTTTCACCTGGATTAGGGAATTGCGCTAACTTGGAGCACCTTTGTCTTGGCATGAATAACCTCACTGGTGGTATAAGTGAGGATATCTTTCAGCTTCAGAAATTGAAGCTTTTGGGTCTCCAAGATAACAAGCTTTCTGGGAATTTGAGTACTGGTATTGGTAAACTCCGTAGCCTTGAACGTTTAGACATTTCCTCCAATAGTTTTTCAGGTACAATTCCAGATGTTTTTCATAGCTTGTCAAAGTTCAATTTTTTCCTAGGCCATTCTAATGATTTTGTTGGCACCATACCCCACTCCTTGGCAAATTCTCCATCTCTCAATTTGCTTAATTTGAGGAACAATTCATTTGGAGGCATTATTGATCTGAATTGTTCTGCCTTGACTAATTTGTCATCTCTTGATTTAGCTACTAATAATTTTAGTGGGCCCGTGCCTGTTAATCTTCCTTCTTGTAAGAATTTGAAGAATATTAATCTTGCCCGGAACAAGTTTACTGGACAAATCCCAGAAAGCTTCCAGCATTTTGAAGGCCTTTCCTTCCTTTCCTTCTCAAATTGCAGCATTGCCAATCTTTCATCTGCCCTTCAAATCCTTCAGCAATGCAAGAATTTAACGACCTTGGTCCTCACCTTGAACTTCCATGGTGAAGAATTGCCCGATAATCCTGTGCTTCACTTTGAGAACTTGAAGGTTCTTGTTATGGCTAATTGTAAACTCACAGGGTCAATACCCCAATGGTTGATCGGCAGCTCCAAATTGCAGTTGGTGGATTTGTCATGGAACCGCTTGACTGGGTCTATTCCTTCCTGGTTTGGTGGTTTTGTAAATCTCTTTTACTTGGACTTATCAAACAATTCATTCACTGGCGAGATTCCAAAGAACTTGACTGAATTGCCAAGTCTCATCAACAGGAGTATCTCAATCGAGGAGCCTTCACCGGATTTCCCATTTTTCCTGACAAGGAATGAAAGTGGGAGGGGGTTGCAGTATAATCAGGTCTGGAGCTTTCCATCTACTTTGGCGCTCAGTGACAACTTCCTCACTGGACGAATTTGGCCAGAATTcggaaatttgaaaaaactccATATTTTTGAGTTGCGTTCTAACAATTTGTCCGGACCTATACCAAGTGAGTTATCAGGGATGACCAGCTTGGAGACTTTGGATTTGTCCCATAACAATCTTTCTGGGACCATACCCTGGTCCTTGGTAAATCTCAGTTTTCTGTCCAAGTTTAGTGTTGCATACAATCAGCTCCATGGGAAGATCCCTACTGGAAATCAGTTTATGACCTTCCCAAACTCAAGCTTTGAAGGGAATCATCTTTGTGGCGACCATGGTACTCCTCCTTGCCCAAGATCCGATCAGGTTCCACCTGAAGCATCCGGAAAATCAGGAAGAAACAAAGTTGCTATCACTGGAATGGCTGTTGGGATTGTTTTTGGTACAGCTTTCCTTCTTACCCTCATGATCATGATTGTGCTACGAGCACATAGCCGAGGCGAGGTTGATCCTGAAAAGGTGGATGCTGACACAAATGACAAAGAATTAGAAGAATTCGGATCAAGGTTAGTGGTTCTGCTTCAAAATAAGGAGAGCTATAAAGATCTCTCGTTGGAGGACCTTTTGAAGTTCACCAACAATTTTGACCAGGCGAATATCATTGGCTGTGGGGGTTTTGGTCTAGTTTACAGAGCTACCCTCCCTGATGGTAGGAAGCTTGCGATTAAACGTCTCTCTGGTGACTCTGGTCAAATGGACAGGGAATTCCATGCTGAAGTTGAAGCCCTGTCAAGAGCTCAGCATCCAAATCTTGTGCATCTCCAAGGCTTTTGCatgttaaaaaatgacaaactcTTAATATACTCTTACATGGAAAACAGCAGTTTGGATTATTGGTTGCATGAAAAACTCGACGGGCCATCCTCCCTTGATTGGGATACAAGGCTCCAAATTGCTCAAGGGGCTGCAAGGGGGCTTGCATATTTGCATCAAGCATGCGAGCCACATATCGTTCACCGGGATATAAAGTCCAGTAACATCCTTTTAGACGAGAATTTTGTAGCTCATTTAGCTGATTTTGGTCTTGCTAGGCTCATATTACCTTATGAAACCCATGTCACAACTGATCTTGTGGGGACATTAGGCTACATTCCTCCTGAATATGGCCAGGCTGCAGTGGCTACTTACATGGGGGATGTGTATAGTTTTGGAGTTGTTCTTTTGGAGCTTCTTACCGGGAAAAGGCCCATGGATATGTGCAAACCAAAAGGATCACGGGATTTGATCTCTTGGGTGATTCAGATGAAGAAGGAAAATAGAGAAAGCGAGGTGTTTGATCCATTCATTTATGACAAGCAGAATGATAAGGAGTTACAACGAGTTCTCGAGATTGCATGCCTTTGCTTGAGCGAATACCCAAAGCAAAGGCCTTCAACAGAGCAGTTAGTTTCTTGGCTTGACAACATCGACACCAACACCTAGCTTTCCTATCTGTTTGATCGAGACTCTGGCTTGTACAGCTAGATATATTCCTTGTACACAAAATAGAAAATCCATCACAACCCATTGGTGTTTTTTGTATGAGTTGATGATCCTACTGTAAATATTAACCACATACTTGGGTTCTCACAGTTTGCTGCTATTCAGGGTGGAGGAGAGGTAGGGATCTAACCAAGGCAAGGAAAAATAGCTATATTGGAAGTCTTTGCGTTGGAATTCAGTTCTTTGTAGAGAAAATTGTTAATTCTCAGACGTGCACAAATAAAGTTTCTGCCACATTTTCTTTGCGATGGTGGTTCATCACTGATGTAGAATGAGTTTGTTCACTTATCATGTCTATCTATGCAAATCATCATGGTTAACCATGTTTATCAGTTGCACGATGAAATTCGGGGcctttttggttaaaattattctGTGTTAGATGACGTTATTTAGCTCCCCCTTTTGTTTAGAGACCACCCTAGAAGGACACTAATAAGCTAGTTTTAGCTGGAAAGAGGACTGGTCTATTCCCTTGAAAAGGCCAGAACCTTGCTATGAAATCCAGGAAGAAAACTGTGTATAAAAAAAACGCGAGTGTTGTAGTTCTTTGAAAAGCGTGAAGTCAAAAAACTTAAAGAACATATACTGATTGCAAATTCCAAGAGTTAGGTGAACTTCATTAGCTTCCATGTGAACGCTAAAGAATCATTCTGTTCATCTCTGATCCATACAATGCTTTCTGTTTTATGCTTCAGTACCGTGCAGCCTCATTTGGATGTCACCGCGTTTTTGCCTTTCAATGCTATTGACCTTCTGGCTTGGGgtttttacattgaaaggttGGCTGCTTGATAAGGATTTCTTGACTTGAAAATTCGGCCAGAGAACTGCCATAGTTTAATGGAAATAAAGGTTGACAAGTAGTCATTATTGCCTTCCTATTTCACAAATCACGTTGCCGTTTGCCCTTCTAGTATATCAAATAAactgtgaatatatatatatatatatatatatatatatatatatatatatatatatatatcatgatgTTAGGGTTTATATACTGAAAACATGTATTTTCAGTAATTAAATACTtgtttcttgcataaaaaactaAGGTGTTGTAATTCATTAGTGGTTTAACAGTAGAGTTCATTTTAGAGCTTGGTTGCAAAGTCAGAGTCAAtggtttcatcatttttttccaaagaaaacaatcaaatcTCCTTTTCGaatcttgtttttaaaaaggGGACTTCGTAGGAATAGCAAATAATTTGGATCATCACTAGTTTACATAGTTATACGggtaggaatttttttttttgaacgtatttaaaaaaaatatagccatatataactattttattttccattgcTATTAAACTCGGTCTATTGgattcactttaaaatttttcaatatgATTCTTTACTTAACTTGAGTTTAAACTTAAATCTCATTGAAGTTAGCCCAACgttatttatttaacttggttggtttaaagataattttgttggccggtaaaaaaaatataaggataaaattgaattatttttttgaaatggatAGAAAAAACCCTTATGAACCAACTTCTTACCTCGTcctagtttaaaattaaaccatattGGAATTGTCTCGACATGATCCGTTCAATTTGACCAGCCAAAAACAACTCGGTTGACCGATGAAAAaagtttaaggataaaattgagaaaaaaagaggtAAAATTGACAGGAAAAAAACATCTCAACCCGATTCCTTGCCTaactcaagtttaaaattaaatcatatgagaaTTGTTCCGATATGATCCATTCGATTTAGCCGGTATAAAGGCAACCTAAATGGTTATAAGAAAAAgttagaggatgaaattaaaaagaaaaaaaagatgagattgagtaaaaagagagaggagggaaatggaaaaaagaagGGGACTGAATTGTAAAACAAGAAAGCATCACTGTTAATGTAtgtaaatagtaaaataaaggTAATCAAACCGAATTTTATACTGGAATATCCCCCTTTGAACTGTGGATATCCACTGATTTTGGGGGTGGGTCAGTCGTTTAGATTACATAAGGTATTTGCAGCGTGTCCACCAAAAATTACTTAAATCCATAAAGTCAAAACAATGGAACAATCAACACACCATATAAATTCTCGGTCCACAGGTATGAttatagaataaatattttagctTTGTTCATTTAAGGCAAGACCAAGGACCAACTTGTGTGCTATTTTTATGCCCTTTCTAAAGTTTGACtgtttcctctctctctctttttttaccaAACATTTGATCTCGAGCTTCGTCTGAACATGCATGTGTCATGCAAGTTGCTGGTCAACTCCGGCGAATGGGAGGACAAgttattcttttctttcccctcactatttttttccccatttcttttttctgtcaAACAGTGGGAACTCAGcattaaatatatatggagttggaatgtcaaaaatagaaaattgaaattatttctCCAAGATTTTTTCTGGAAATTAGAGGCATGA is a window of Populus nigra chromosome 10, ddPopNigr1.1, whole genome shotgun sequence DNA encoding:
- the LOC133704585 gene encoding phytosulfokine receptor 1, whose protein sequence is MGVQDLWVLFLVLGFLMFRAQVLQSQNLTCNQDDLKALQDFMRGLQLPIQGWGATNSSSPDCCNWFGITCNSSSSLGLVNDPVDSGRVTKLELPKRRLTGELVESIGSLDQLRTLNLSHNFLKDSLPFSLFHLPKLEVLDLSSNDFTGSIPQSINLPSIIFLDISSNFLNGSLPTHICQNSSGIQALVLAVNYFSGILSPGLGNCANLEHLCLGMNNLTGGISEDIFQLQKLKLLGLQDNKLSGNLSTGIGKLRSLERLDISSNSFSGTIPDVFHSLSKFNFFLGHSNDFVGTIPHSLANSPSLNLLNLRNNSFGGIIDLNCSALTNLSSLDLATNNFSGPVPVNLPSCKNLKNINLARNKFTGQIPESFQHFEGLSFLSFSNCSIANLSSALQILQQCKNLTTLVLTLNFHGEELPDNPVLHFENLKVLVMANCKLTGSIPQWLIGSSKLQLVDLSWNRLTGSIPSWFGGFVNLFYLDLSNNSFTGEIPKNLTELPSLINRSISIEEPSPDFPFFLTRNESGRGLQYNQVWSFPSTLALSDNFLTGRIWPEFGNLKKLHIFELRSNNLSGPIPSELSGMTSLETLDLSHNNLSGTIPWSLVNLSFLSKFSVAYNQLHGKIPTGNQFMTFPNSSFEGNHLCGDHGTPPCPRSDQVPPEASGKSGRNKVAITGMAVGIVFGTAFLLTLMIMIVLRAHSRGEVDPEKVDADTNDKELEEFGSRLVVLLQNKESYKDLSLEDLLKFTNNFDQANIIGCGGFGLVYRATLPDGRKLAIKRLSGDSGQMDREFHAEVEALSRAQHPNLVHLQGFCMLKNDKLLIYSYMENSSLDYWLHEKLDGPSSLDWDTRLQIAQGAARGLAYLHQACEPHIVHRDIKSSNILLDENFVAHLADFGLARLILPYETHVTTDLVGTLGYIPPEYGQAAVATYMGDVYSFGVVLLELLTGKRPMDMCKPKGSRDLISWVIQMKKENRESEVFDPFIYDKQNDKELQRVLEIACLCLSEYPKQRPSTEQLVSWLDNIDTNT